The Chloroherpetonaceae bacterium genome window below encodes:
- a CDS encoding uroporphyrinogen-III synthase, with amino-acid sequence MKPLIILTRPILDSESLTTKLKKLDFDVIQIPFIEIRYKKVDFQTLEYLLGNCSSLIFTSVNAVRGLQMNIENNPSINPLLKKKEIYTIGEKTFDSARHFGGEMKSLPAAYHAKSLLELIIKENDRDKNFLFIAGNKSKREIPNWFGENGVKCTTLEIYENFFLKVSESQKSLILESIVRKDACVIFHSPSGVNSFCEQIAKNDIKCALFAIGETTKEEIQKWKLKWGYENEKWTVITPSISNENELIKTVQEFFNQVF; translated from the coding sequence ATGAAACCGCTCATCATTCTCACAAGACCAATCCTTGATTCCGAATCACTGACAACCAAGCTAAAAAAATTAGATTTCGACGTTATTCAAATCCCTTTTATCGAAATCAGATATAAAAAAGTTGATTTTCAAACGCTCGAATATCTATTGGGAAATTGTTCCTCACTTATTTTTACAAGCGTGAATGCTGTGAGGGGATTGCAAATGAATATTGAGAATAACCCTTCGATTAATCCGCTCCTTAAGAAAAAAGAGATATATACCATAGGTGAAAAAACATTTGATTCGGCAAGGCACTTCGGCGGTGAAATGAAATCACTACCGGCTGCATATCATGCCAAATCGCTGCTTGAACTGATCATCAAAGAAAACGATCGAGATAAGAATTTTCTTTTTATTGCAGGCAATAAGTCAAAGAGAGAGATCCCGAATTGGTTTGGAGAAAATGGAGTAAAATGCACAACATTGGAAATTTATGAGAATTTTTTTTTGAAGGTTTCAGAAAGCCAAAAGTCATTGATTCTTGAATCGATTGTACGCAAAGATGCTTGCGTGATATTTCACAGCCCTTCTGGAGTCAATAGTTTTTGTGAACAGATTGCTAAAAACGATATTAAATGTGCTCTATTTGCAATTGGTGAAACAACGAAGGAAGAAATTCAAAAGTGGAAATTGAAGTGGGGATATGAAAATGAAAAATGGACAGTGATTACACCGTCCATTTCAAATGAAAACGAATTGATAAAGACTGTTCAAGAATTTTTTAATCAAGTGTTTTAA
- a CDS encoding long-chain fatty acid--CoA ligase, with protein sequence MALVNNTFKTLPEMFAGVFSHFAGRTEKFAYCRKVNGRYQGVTHDELKSEVHQFAAYLSSVGVEKSDRIAILSENRLEWVIADMATLMLGAIDVPIYPSLPPNQISYILNNADVKVVICSNSLQLNKIRKIRSEVPSLKVVISFNDLEQSDETVTEFSSAKKEGKKYANSHPNYLSGIQIFPDDLATLVYTSGTTGNPKGVMLTHRNICENVRSCDDSMCRPLNIGQEDIALSFLPLSHTYERTAGYYLMFGVGATIYYAESIETVSLNMTEAKPTFVITVPRLFERIKSQIFKGVDSGPESRRKIFYWALNVGQMYAKARRKQEISTLLKVQFAIADKLVFSKLRDRFGGQIRYFISGGAALPKETGELFEALGIIILEGFGLTETSPVTHVNRPANIKFGTVGPPIKNVEHQIAKDGEILLRGPNIMKGYWRDDQATKEVINEDGWFHTGDIGEIDTDNYLKITDRKKHIIVNSGGKNIAPLPIENLLGANPFVEQVVVIGEKRPFLSAVIVPNYDMLKSYFKQKGLEIDDHEEILKLDSTKKIYEDLIRKISRELASHEKVRRFILAPEAFSIDKGEMTPTLKVKRKVVEEKFKNEIEETYRSLAYEAD encoded by the coding sequence ATGGCTTTAGTAAACAATACCTTCAAAACTTTGCCTGAGATGTTTGCAGGCGTTTTTTCACATTTTGCAGGACGAACCGAAAAATTTGCCTATTGCCGAAAGGTAAACGGAAGGTATCAAGGAGTGACACATGATGAATTAAAATCCGAAGTCCATCAATTTGCCGCCTACCTCAGTTCAGTAGGTGTTGAAAAGAGTGATCGTATAGCGATATTATCTGAAAACCGTTTAGAGTGGGTCATTGCTGATATGGCCACATTAATGCTTGGTGCAATTGATGTTCCGATTTATCCTTCACTTCCGCCAAACCAAATTTCCTACATTCTAAATAACGCGGATGTAAAAGTGGTCATTTGCTCAAATTCTTTACAATTAAATAAGATTCGAAAAATCCGCTCTGAGGTTCCTTCACTTAAAGTAGTTATTTCTTTTAACGATTTAGAACAATCCGACGAAACGGTTACCGAGTTTTCATCGGCAAAAAAGGAGGGGAAAAAATATGCGAATTCTCATCCGAATTATTTGAGCGGGATTCAAATTTTTCCCGACGATCTTGCGACTTTGGTGTACACCAGTGGAACAACCGGAAACCCAAAAGGCGTCATGCTTACTCACAGAAATATTTGCGAAAATGTTCGCTCTTGCGATGATTCAATGTGCCGCCCGCTTAACATTGGTCAAGAGGACATTGCCCTTTCATTTTTACCGCTTTCACATACTTATGAACGTACTGCAGGTTATTACTTGATGTTTGGCGTTGGTGCTACCATCTATTATGCCGAAAGCATCGAAACCGTTAGTCTCAATATGACGGAAGCTAAACCCACTTTTGTCATTACCGTTCCGCGTCTCTTTGAGCGAATTAAATCTCAAATTTTTAAAGGGGTTGATTCCGGGCCGGAATCTCGAAGAAAAATTTTTTATTGGGCGTTGAATGTCGGTCAGATGTATGCGAAAGCGCGACGTAAACAGGAAATCTCGACATTATTAAAAGTTCAATTTGCAATTGCAGATAAATTGGTTTTCTCTAAACTTCGTGACCGTTTTGGAGGTCAAATCCGATATTTTATTTCCGGCGGTGCCGCTCTCCCGAAAGAAACTGGTGAACTCTTTGAAGCATTAGGAATTATTATTCTAGAAGGTTTTGGACTTACAGAAACTTCACCGGTTACACATGTGAATCGGCCGGCGAATATCAAGTTTGGAACCGTAGGCCCACCAATCAAAAATGTTGAACATCAAATTGCGAAAGATGGAGAAATTTTGCTTCGTGGTCCAAATATTATGAAAGGGTATTGGCGCGATGACCAAGCGACCAAGGAAGTGATCAATGAAGACGGTTGGTTTCATACCGGAGATATCGGTGAAATCGATACGGATAATTATCTCAAAATCACTGATCGAAAAAAACACATCATCGTCAATTCTGGCGGAAAGAACATTGCACCTCTTCCAATCGAAAATCTTTTAGGTGCAAATCCTTTTGTTGAACAAGTGGTGGTTATTGGTGAAAAACGTCCATTTCTTTCAGCAGTCATTGTTCCGAATTATGATATGCTTAAATCTTACTTCAAGCAAAAAGGGCTTGAAATCGATGATCATGAGGAAATTTTGAAATTAGACTCAACGAAAAAAATCTATGAAGATCTGATTCGAAAAATTTCCCGCGAGCTTGCAAGTCACGAAAAAGTTCGTCGATTTATTTTAGCTCCAGAAGCCTTTTCGATTGATAAAGGGGAAATGACACCAACTTTGAAAGTCAAAAGGAAAGTGGTTGAGGAAAAATTTAAAAATGAAATTGAAGAAACCTACCGAAGTCTTGCTTATGAAGCCGATTAA
- a CDS encoding lysylphosphatidylglycerol synthase domain-containing protein: protein MKKEKSILSKTFRYAIFGLVLLLFINLISEANWVKIIELVRSVGWYALLIPIPYLATSFFDTLGWKFVIDSLGNKVSLLRLFSIRLSTEAMLLSLPAGAPIAEGAKAYLVSKIFKLPFSEAMAGVVVKKSLLGIAHSFYILFCVIVGFQAVELLSIYLFSNSALGWVMIGMALVMFALFTGTLSISLNGDISSKLHRFLSKISISAIRNWLLEAEKKFLETDNHLSKFKEVHWAELFLSVIFFLIGWLFEAFETLVLLWLLGAVFEWQNLVSIEVTLSLVRSLAFVIPAGLGIQDSGYIAALQSLNFEDAVSLAVSFLILKRAKELFSIFLGYGLLSLMGLNIRDTVSEVSKSE, encoded by the coding sequence TTGAAAAAAGAGAAATCAATACTATCCAAAACATTCCGATATGCGATTTTCGGACTTGTACTGTTGCTTTTTATCAATCTGATTTCAGAAGCCAATTGGGTGAAAATTATTGAATTGGTGAGAAGTGTTGGTTGGTACGCGTTGTTAATTCCAATTCCTTATTTGGCTACAAGTTTTTTTGATACACTCGGGTGGAAATTTGTCATCGATTCTTTGGGGAATAAAGTGTCACTGTTGAGACTCTTTTCAATTCGACTCTCAACTGAAGCAATGCTCTTGTCCCTGCCAGCCGGAGCACCAATTGCTGAAGGAGCAAAAGCTTATTTGGTTTCAAAAATTTTCAAGCTTCCATTTTCTGAAGCAATGGCTGGCGTGGTCGTAAAAAAATCTTTACTTGGAATTGCTCACTCCTTTTACATCCTTTTCTGTGTGATTGTAGGGTTTCAAGCTGTTGAACTACTTTCTATTTACTTGTTCTCTAACTCCGCCCTTGGGTGGGTTATGATTGGAATGGCCCTCGTGATGTTTGCTTTGTTTACAGGAACTTTATCTATTTCACTTAATGGTGATATTTCCTCGAAGTTGCATCGATTTCTTTCAAAAATTTCGATCAGTGCCATTAGAAATTGGTTACTCGAGGCAGAAAAGAAATTTTTAGAGACAGACAATCATCTTTCAAAATTTAAAGAAGTTCATTGGGCTGAATTGTTTCTCTCTGTCATTTTCTTTTTAATCGGGTGGCTTTTTGAAGCCTTCGAAACCTTGGTTTTACTTTGGCTTCTTGGAGCCGTTTTTGAATGGCAAAATCTTGTTTCTATTGAAGTCACTCTCTCGCTTGTCCGCTCACTTGCGTTTGTGATTCCAGCGGGATTAGGGATTCAAGATTCCGGCTATATCGCTGCGCTTCAATCCTTGAATTTTGAAGATGCCGTTTCGCTTGCCGTTTCTTTTTTGATTTTGAAGCGAGCCAAGGAACTATTTTCGATTTTTTTGGGGTATGGACTGCTGTCACTGATGGGTTTAAACATCAGAGATACGGTTAGTGAGGTTTCAAAGAGCGAGTGA
- a CDS encoding glycosyltransferase family protein, giving the protein MSILVVVQARTGSSRLPNKTLFPILGESILWRQIERIQAAKTPFALVVATTIEEKDDPIRQICKEHHLECFSGHPTDLLDRHLKATQFFEQISGVKINTVVKIPSDCPLIDPEVIDTVLSFYTSQQGNYDFVSNLHPATYPDGNDVECMPYDLLELAAKEASKPYEREHTTPFFWEQPERFRIGNVVWGSGLNYSMSHRFTIDYQEDYDFIKVVYEKLYKPESPIFSLSDILALLENEPEIYQINAKYAGVNWYRHHIGELKTVSEKETKKI; this is encoded by the coding sequence ATGTCTATATTGGTTGTCGTTCAGGCAAGAACAGGTTCTTCGCGTCTTCCCAATAAAACTCTTTTTCCGATTCTGGGTGAAAGCATTCTGTGGCGACAGATTGAGCGGATTCAGGCCGCAAAAACACCCTTCGCATTAGTTGTCGCCACAACAATCGAAGAAAAAGACGATCCTATTCGTCAGATTTGCAAAGAGCATCATTTGGAATGTTTTAGTGGTCACCCTACAGACTTGCTGGACCGGCACCTCAAAGCAACCCAATTTTTCGAGCAAATCTCCGGAGTTAAAATCAATACAGTTGTAAAAATTCCTTCAGATTGTCCGCTAATTGACCCTGAGGTAATCGACACTGTCCTTTCATTTTATACTTCTCAACAAGGGAACTATGATTTTGTCAGTAACCTACATCCCGCCACTTACCCGGATGGGAATGATGTTGAGTGTATGCCTTATGATCTTCTTGAATTAGCGGCGAAAGAAGCCTCAAAGCCATATGAGAGAGAACATACAACGCCCTTTTTTTGGGAGCAGCCGGAGCGGTTTCGCATCGGAAATGTTGTTTGGGGAAGCGGGCTGAACTATTCTATGTCTCATCGATTTACCATCGATTACCAAGAGGACTACGATTTTATTAAAGTGGTCTATGAAAAACTTTACAAGCCTGAGTCTCCCATTTTTTCATTATCTGATATTTTAGCGTTGTTGGAAAATGAGCCCGAGATTTATCAAATCAACGCCAAGTATGCCGGAGTGAATTGGTATCGCCATCACATTGGTGAATTAAAAACGGTTTCTGAAAAGGAAACAAAAAAAATCTAA